A genomic stretch from Desulfatiglans sp. includes:
- a CDS encoding class I SAM-dependent methyltransferase, producing the protein MKLNKIIDCPICESTKTENMMQINCGGFDGSVLYKVISINTCNNCGHIFNKLTSDDIEGLIKYYNTEYAPVNINASYKTGNKPGGEGNDAYIRYSKLYQFISSFISPESKILDVGCAMGGFLDFLNDKGFINLSGIDVTDDFLDYARQNKRYNIKVGSADSIPFKENSFDLLTVNQVIEHLVSPSKVFQEAGRVLCEGGLLYIGVPDALRYGDDNPFDFYWLLIRDHIQHFDVEHLKLIAELEGFELLNINPNESLVLTPELKMPSLDVIFRYTGKRNQLKITDNCFYLAENFKEYLSLNLEKLKEKI; encoded by the coding sequence ATGAAACTCAATAAAATAATAGATTGTCCGATATGTGAATCAACAAAAACTGAAAACATGATGCAAATAAATTGCGGAGGCTTTGATGGATCAGTCTTGTATAAGGTTATTTCTATTAACACATGTAATAACTGTGGACATATTTTCAATAAATTAACTTCCGATGATATTGAAGGGCTTATCAAATACTACAACACTGAATATGCACCTGTTAATATCAATGCTTCTTATAAAACCGGTAATAAGCCCGGTGGTGAGGGGAATGATGCTTATATTAGATATAGCAAGCTCTACCAATTTATTTCCTCATTTATTTCCCCTGAATCCAAGATTCTTGATGTAGGATGCGCAATGGGTGGATTTCTGGATTTCCTTAATGATAAAGGCTTTATTAATCTTTCAGGTATTGATGTAACAGATGATTTCCTAGACTATGCTAGGCAAAATAAAAGATACAACATAAAGGTTGGTAGCGCGGATTCAATCCCTTTTAAAGAAAATTCCTTTGATCTGTTAACTGTAAATCAGGTTATTGAACATCTTGTATCTCCAAGTAAAGTTTTTCAGGAAGCAGGAAGGGTTTTATGTGAAGGTGGGTTATTATATATTGGAGTTCCTGATGCATTAAGGTACGGGGATGACAATCCATTTGATTTTTACTGGTTATTAATTAGAGATCATATTCAACATTTTGATGTGGAACATTTAAAATTAATAGCAGAATTAGAGGGATTTGAATTACTTAATATTAATCCAAATGAAAGTCTTGTATTAACTCCAGAACTAAAAATGCCGAGCCTGGATGTAATTTTCCGTTATACCGGGAAAAGAAATCAATTGAAAATTACTGATAACTGTTTCTATTTAGCGGAAAATTTCAAGGAATATTTATCGTTAAATTTGGAAAAACTTAAGGAAAAAATTAA